One Microvirga thermotolerans DNA window includes the following coding sequences:
- a CDS encoding PQQ-dependent catabolism-associated beta-propeller protein — MQALKCLALTAMLFLAAPARADTIYVSNEQDNTISVLDGASLQVTATIEVGRRPRGLALSRDKRKLYVAVGDDNRIDIVDLASRRVEGSIPSGSDPEFFAVHPDGKRLFVANEDDNRISVVDLSRNEIVQEVEVGVEPEGVGVSHDGRTVVATSETTSMIHVIDAQELELVDNVLVDTRPRSAQFSADDRQIWVSSELRGTVSIYDAASRELLSKVHFEVPGVSRELIQAVGMQLSPDGSRAFVALGPANRVAEIDAKTFKVLHMYLVGQRVWHLDLSPDGKRLYTANGNSNDVTVIDLERREPVKSIGVGRSPWGVVVGP; from the coding sequence ATGCAAGCTTTGAAGTGTCTTGCCCTGACGGCGATGCTATTTCTTGCCGCGCCTGCGCGGGCGGACACGATCTACGTATCGAACGAGCAGGACAATACGATCTCGGTGCTCGACGGAGCCTCTCTGCAGGTAACTGCAACGATCGAAGTGGGCCGCCGACCTCGGGGCCTGGCTCTCAGCAGGGACAAGAGGAAACTCTATGTCGCGGTCGGCGACGACAATCGGATCGATATCGTCGATCTGGCGAGCCGGCGCGTCGAAGGATCGATTCCGTCGGGGAGCGATCCCGAGTTCTTCGCCGTCCATCCGGACGGCAAACGCCTCTTCGTCGCCAACGAGGACGACAACCGGATATCCGTTGTCGACCTGTCCCGGAACGAAATCGTCCAGGAGGTCGAGGTCGGCGTCGAGCCCGAGGGCGTTGGCGTCAGTCATGATGGCAGGACGGTGGTCGCGACGTCCGAGACCACGAGCATGATCCATGTGATCGATGCGCAGGAGCTGGAGCTGGTCGACAACGTCCTCGTCGACACCCGTCCCCGATCCGCTCAGTTTTCGGCGGACGACAGGCAGATCTGGGTCTCCTCCGAACTCCGCGGCACCGTCTCTATCTACGACGCCGCGAGCCGGGAACTGCTTTCCAAGGTCCATTTCGAGGTTCCCGGTGTCTCCCGCGAGCTCATCCAGGCAGTTGGCATGCAGCTCTCGCCCGACGGGTCGCGGGCCTTCGTCGCCTTGGGGCCGGCGAACCGCGTAGCGGAAATCGACGCGAAAACCTTCAAGGTTCTTCACATGTATCTCGTGGGGCAGCGGGTCTGGCATCTCGATCTCTCGCCAGACGGAAAGCGCCTTTATACCGCGAACGGAAACTCGAACGACGTGACAGTTATCGATCTCGAGCGTCGAGAACCCGTCAAGAGCATCGGGGTAGGCCGTTCTCCGTGGGGCGTGGTGGTGGGACCATGA
- a CDS encoding ABC transporter ATP-binding protein: MKALAVQGVSHAFGQSRALREVDLSIEEGSFAVLLGPNGAGKTTLVSLLTGLYAAQHGQIDIFGRNLRKDPLGALAALGIVFQAPTLDLDLSVIENLRYHAALHGLSRADSDMRGMAELSRLRMEERAHDKVRSLSGGLRRRVEIARALMHEPRLLVLDEATAGLDVATRRFLMRYVRDLCRERGLSVLWTTHLLDEVGPEDALFLLHRGAIRWRGSAAELTKGEGLTAAFLRLTEQPA; this comes from the coding sequence ATGAAGGCGCTCGCCGTTCAGGGAGTGAGCCATGCGTTCGGGCAGAGCCGGGCTCTCCGGGAGGTGGATCTGAGCATCGAAGAGGGGAGTTTCGCCGTGCTCCTCGGCCCGAACGGAGCCGGAAAGACGACCCTCGTATCGCTCCTGACCGGCCTCTACGCAGCGCAGCATGGGCAGATCGACATCTTCGGCCGCAACCTCCGGAAGGACCCTTTGGGAGCGCTTGCCGCGCTCGGGATCGTCTTTCAGGCGCCGACCCTCGACCTCGATCTGAGCGTCATCGAAAATCTCCGCTATCATGCCGCGCTCCACGGGCTGTCGCGGGCTGATTCCGACATGCGCGGCATGGCCGAACTGTCGCGTCTGAGAATGGAAGAGAGGGCGCACGACAAGGTCAGATCCCTTTCGGGCGGATTGCGGCGGCGCGTGGAAATTGCCAGGGCGCTGATGCACGAGCCGCGGCTTCTCGTTCTCGACGAGGCCACGGCCGGGCTCGACGTGGCGACGCGACGGTTCCTGATGCGCTATGTGCGCGATCTTTGCCGAGAGCGCGGTCTCAGCGTTCTCTGGACGACCCACCTGCTGGACGAGGTGGGACCGGAGGATGCTCTGTTCCTGCTGCACCGCGGTGCGATCCGCTGGCGGGGGAGCGCGGCAGAGCTGACGAAGGGGGAGGGCCTCACGGCAGCCTTCCTCAGGCTGACCGAGCAACCGGCATGA
- a CDS encoding ABC transporter permease, with protein sequence MTAPHALRALAGITRREFLKLVGQSGRLASAIVRPLVWLGLFGAGFRSVLGLSIIPPYETYILYEVYIVPGLAAMMLLFHAFQGSLSMVYDREMGSMRVLLTAPLPRWWLLTARLVANTLAVVPLVYLFLLIARVWDVRPPALGYVAVLPALLLAGMMLGALGLLLSSFIRQLENFAGVMNFAIFPMFFASTALYPLWRLDEVSPTLAWLALLNPFTHAVEMIRFALYLRSDPLAIAVCGVTLVLGLTLAAFSYDPGRGFWAHRRAD encoded by the coding sequence ATGACTGCACCCCATGCCCTTCGCGCGCTGGCCGGCATCACAAGGCGGGAGTTCCTGAAGCTTGTCGGGCAGAGCGGCCGGCTCGCCTCGGCCATCGTCCGCCCGCTGGTCTGGCTCGGCCTCTTCGGCGCAGGCTTCCGGTCCGTCCTCGGCCTTTCCATCATCCCTCCCTACGAGACCTACATCCTCTACGAGGTCTATATCGTCCCTGGACTTGCCGCGATGATGCTCCTGTTTCACGCCTTCCAGGGCTCCCTTTCGATGGTCTACGACCGGGAGATGGGATCCATGCGCGTCCTGCTCACGGCCCCCCTTCCGCGCTGGTGGCTTCTCACGGCCAGACTGGTCGCGAACACGCTCGCCGTCGTCCCGCTCGTTTATCTCTTTCTCCTCATCGCCAGGGTTTGGGATGTGAGGCCGCCCGCTCTCGGCTATGTGGCGGTGCTCCCGGCGCTCCTGCTTGCCGGAATGATGCTGGGTGCCTTGGGCCTGCTCCTGTCGTCGTTCATCCGGCAACTCGAGAACTTCGCCGGCGTCATGAACTTCGCGATCTTCCCAATGTTCTTCGCCTCGACGGCGCTCTATCCGCTCTGGCGGCTGGACGAGGTCAGTCCGACGCTGGCTTGGCTCGCCCTTCTCAACCCTTTCACGCATGCCGTCGAGATGATCCGCTTCGCGCTTTATCTGCGCTCCGATCCCCTGGCCATCGCCGTCTGCGGCGTAACTCTCGTGCTCGGGCTGACGCTCGCGGCCTTCAGCTACGATCCAGGCCGTGGGTTCTGGGCCCATAGACGGGCCGACTGA
- a CDS encoding methanol/ethanol family PQQ-dependent dehydrogenase: MRRSFGPISGTLLALACLLSSASAQTSLPTPPASAAPADDGQWSMPTKNFAGTRYSELSEINTENVRDLQVAFTFSTGVNKGQEAAPIVVGSTMYVLTPYPNILYALDLSQPGAPMKWQYNPKPASAAQGVACCDVVNRGPTYADGRVFFTTLDAHVVAVNAETGEEIWKTKLGDINKGETMTMAPLAAKGKVIVGISGGEYGVRGWIQALDANTGKSVWKAYNTGPDADVKIGSAFKPFYDSEKGKDLGVTTWPPDAWQQGGGTVWGFVTYDPDLNLIFYGPGNPGPWNPNQRPGDNKWTNGVFARDIDTGEALWFYQWNPHDLFDWDGINENILLDLDWKGQRRKVLVHPDRNGLLYVVDRTTGEVLSASFYHAVNAHQGVDLSTGRIKINQDKYPLQNKVVRDICPTAPGAKDWSPSAFSHKTGLLYIPHNNLCMDWESVEPNYIAGTPYVGAEVRMMPGPGGHMGEFSAWDIVAGKEVWTIKERFPAWGGTLATAGDLVFYGNMEGWFKAVHARTGEVLWQFKTDSGIIGQPTTYRGPDGRQYVAILSGVGGWSGAIVSNDLDPRDGTAAMGFVNAMRELKNVTTKGGTLYVFKLP, from the coding sequence ATGCGCCGTTCGTTTGGTCCGATTTCCGGCACTCTTCTGGCATTGGCATGCCTCCTGTCATCGGCCTCGGCGCAGACATCGCTGCCGACCCCTCCGGCCTCGGCCGCTCCAGCGGACGATGGCCAATGGAGCATGCCGACGAAGAACTTTGCCGGCACCCGTTACAGCGAGCTCTCCGAAATTAATACGGAGAACGTCAGGGATCTCCAGGTCGCCTTCACCTTTTCCACTGGCGTCAACAAGGGGCAGGAGGCTGCACCGATCGTGGTCGGCTCCACCATGTACGTGCTGACGCCCTACCCGAACATTCTCTACGCGCTCGACCTGTCCCAACCGGGCGCGCCGATGAAGTGGCAATACAACCCCAAGCCGGCCTCGGCAGCGCAGGGCGTCGCCTGCTGCGATGTGGTCAATCGCGGACCGACCTACGCCGACGGGAGAGTTTTCTTCACGACTCTCGACGCCCACGTCGTCGCGGTGAATGCCGAGACCGGCGAGGAAATCTGGAAAACGAAGCTCGGCGACATCAACAAGGGCGAGACCATGACCATGGCGCCCCTCGCCGCCAAGGGCAAGGTCATCGTCGGCATCTCGGGCGGCGAGTACGGCGTCCGCGGCTGGATCCAAGCGCTCGATGCGAACACGGGGAAGAGCGTATGGAAAGCCTACAACACCGGCCCTGACGCGGACGTGAAGATCGGCAGCGCCTTCAAGCCTTTCTACGATTCCGAGAAGGGGAAGGATCTCGGCGTCACGACCTGGCCGCCGGATGCATGGCAGCAGGGCGGCGGCACGGTATGGGGCTTCGTCACCTACGATCCCGATCTCAACCTCATCTTCTACGGCCCCGGCAATCCCGGCCCCTGGAATCCGAACCAGCGCCCGGGCGACAACAAGTGGACCAACGGCGTTTTCGCCAGGGACATCGACACGGGCGAGGCGCTCTGGTTCTATCAATGGAATCCGCACGACCTCTTCGACTGGGACGGGATCAACGAGAACATCCTTCTCGATCTCGACTGGAAGGGGCAGCGCCGCAAGGTGCTCGTGCATCCGGATCGCAACGGCCTTCTCTATGTGGTCGACCGCACGACCGGAGAAGTTCTTTCCGCCAGCTTCTATCACGCCGTCAATGCGCACCAGGGCGTCGATCTCTCGACGGGGCGCATCAAGATCAATCAGGACAAGTACCCGCTCCAGAACAAGGTCGTCAGGGACATCTGCCCCACGGCACCGGGCGCGAAGGACTGGAGCCCTTCCGCCTTCTCCCACAAAACGGGCCTTCTCTACATCCCCCACAACAACCTGTGCATGGATTGGGAAAGCGTCGAACCGAACTATATCGCGGGAACGCCCTATGTCGGCGCTGAGGTCCGCATGATGCCGGGGCCCGGCGGGCATATGGGCGAGTTCTCGGCCTGGGACATCGTCGCGGGCAAGGAGGTCTGGACCATCAAGGAGCGCTTCCCGGCCTGGGGCGGCACCTTGGCGACCGCAGGCGACCTCGTCTTCTACGGAAACATGGAAGGCTGGTTCAAGGCCGTTCACGCGCGCACCGGCGAGGTCCTCTGGCAGTTCAAGACGGACTCGGGGATCATCGGGCAGCCGACGACCTATCGAGGCCCGGACGGCAGGCAATATGTGGCCATCCTCTCCGGCGTCGGGGGATGGTCGGGTGCCATCGTGTCCAACGATCTCGACCCGCGCGACGGGACCGCAGCCATGGGCTTCGTCAACGCCATGCGCGAGTTGAAGAATGTGACGACCAAGGGAGGAACGCTCTATGTGTTCAAGCTCCCGTAA
- a CDS encoding substrate-binding domain-containing protein: MCSSSRKALFALALLVCPAAEAGELRVCADPNNLPFTNEKGEGFENRIAGLVAQDLGADVSYLWYAQRRGFLRETLKAKRCDIVMGLPSNLEGVRTTAPYYRSSYVFIVRAGDPLPKTFDDPILRERRVGVQLVGDDGWNTPPAHALARRGIIDNVRGYTLYGDYSEPDPPSRIVRAVAEGEIDIAVAWGPMAGYFAPREKVRLELAPVRPAFDGPQLPMVWDISAAVRKEDDALRQRIDDILERRRPEIDAILAEFGVPRLDTSVHRTAGAP, translated from the coding sequence ATGTGTTCAAGCTCCCGTAAGGCACTCTTCGCTCTGGCGCTGCTCGTCTGTCCGGCGGCAGAAGCGGGAGAGCTCCGCGTGTGTGCCGACCCCAACAACCTGCCCTTCACGAACGAAAAAGGCGAGGGTTTCGAAAACCGCATTGCCGGTCTGGTCGCCCAGGATCTCGGTGCCGACGTATCGTATCTCTGGTACGCGCAGCGCCGCGGTTTTCTTCGCGAGACGCTGAAGGCAAAGCGGTGCGATATCGTCATGGGATTGCCGAGCAATCTCGAAGGGGTTCGCACAACCGCACCCTATTACCGGTCCTCTTATGTCTTCATCGTCCGCGCGGGCGACCCTTTGCCGAAAACATTCGACGACCCGATTCTCCGGGAGCGCCGCGTCGGGGTGCAGTTGGTCGGCGACGACGGATGGAACACCCCGCCGGCCCACGCGCTCGCCCGTCGGGGCATCATCGACAACGTCCGCGGCTATACGCTCTACGGAGACTACTCCGAGCCCGATCCGCCTTCTCGGATCGTTCGCGCGGTGGCGGAGGGAGAGATCGACATCGCGGTGGCCTGGGGCCCGATGGCCGGCTACTTCGCGCCCCGAGAGAAGGTTCGCCTTGAGCTTGCGCCGGTACGGCCCGCCTTCGACGGTCCGCAGCTTCCCATGGTGTGGGACATTTCTGCCGCCGTGAGGAAGGAGGACGATGCCCTCCGCCAACGGATCGACGACATTCTCGAGCGCCGCCGCCCTGAGATCGACGCGATCCTCGCCGAATTCGGCGTGCCGCGGCTCGATACGTCGGTTCATCGCACGGCAGGAGCGCCATGA
- a CDS encoding c-type cytochrome: MRALRTRTLSIVICTGMFLAACEREKRDFRPDPVTEESQEKTALVSISPGASPPRQEVSGKARAFEGNAYHLNQGKRLYAWFNCNGCHANGGGSSGPPLMDDRWIYGSSLENIVQTIREGRPNGMPSFRGKIPDDQIWELAVYVRSMSGLEPKAAAPGRNDDMHPHPSENRMPPSPPVQGGSPSPSALAPQ, translated from the coding sequence ATGAGAGCCTTGCGGACGAGAACGCTGTCGATCGTGATTTGTACAGGGATGTTCCTTGCAGCCTGCGAGCGCGAGAAACGGGACTTCCGCCCCGATCCCGTTACAGAAGAGAGCCAGGAGAAGACGGCGCTCGTTTCCATTTCTCCAGGCGCATCGCCTCCCAGGCAGGAGGTTTCCGGCAAGGCCCGTGCTTTCGAGGGCAACGCCTATCATCTGAACCAGGGCAAGCGGCTCTACGCATGGTTCAACTGCAACGGCTGCCATGCCAACGGGGGCGGGAGTTCCGGGCCGCCGCTGATGGACGACCGCTGGATCTATGGCAGTTCGCTCGAGAACATCGTCCAGACGATCCGGGAGGGGCGCCCTAACGGCATGCCGTCATTCCGCGGCAAGATTCCGGACGACCAGATCTGGGAGCTGGCGGTCTACGTACGCTCGATGAGCGGCCTGGAGCCGAAGGCAGCGGCGCCCGGCCGCAACGACGACATGCATCCGCACCCTTCCGAGAACCGGATGCCGCCGAGTCCGCCAGTCCAGGGCGGGAGCCCTTCGCCCTCGGCGCTTGCGCCGCAATAG
- the coxB gene encoding cytochrome c oxidase subunit II — translation MRLRPSAAALLLLPLTGCKGWQSALDPHGPGARSLETLFWIFLAVLATVWALTMLGLIASLRARRSAEADPLSDDPGTEAGMGRAVTLLVALTALTVLALTGISYAYQKRFGDKREDVLTIKVTGHQWWWQIDYEDAQANRSFTTANEIHIPVGEPVRLKLESSDVIHSFWVPSLMGKMDNIPGRQNVIEMQADREGIYRGQCAEFCGWQHAHMSMLIVAKPKSEFDAWRDRQIASAAPPADDERRRGEQVFLTSPCIMCHSVRGTSAGGKVGPDLTHVGSRLTLAAGTLQNTRGNLAAWIVDPQRIKPGTNMPLIQVEPQDLNALVSYLEGLK, via the coding sequence ATGCGCCTGCGCCCCTCTGCCGCGGCACTGCTTCTTCTCCCACTCACGGGGTGCAAAGGCTGGCAATCGGCCCTCGACCCGCATGGCCCGGGCGCGCGATCGCTCGAGACCCTGTTCTGGATCTTTCTCGCCGTTCTGGCGACCGTCTGGGCGCTGACCATGCTCGGACTCATCGCCTCGCTCCGCGCGCGGCGGAGCGCGGAAGCGGATCCTCTTTCCGACGATCCCGGCACAGAGGCCGGGATGGGGCGTGCCGTAACGCTCCTCGTTGCGCTGACGGCACTGACGGTGCTTGCACTTACCGGCATCAGCTATGCCTATCAGAAGCGGTTCGGGGACAAGCGAGAAGACGTTCTGACCATCAAGGTGACAGGTCATCAATGGTGGTGGCAGATCGACTACGAGGACGCACAGGCGAACCGGAGCTTCACGACCGCAAACGAGATCCATATTCCCGTGGGCGAGCCGGTACGGCTGAAGCTGGAATCGAGCGACGTCATCCATTCGTTCTGGGTTCCGAGCCTGATGGGAAAGATGGACAACATTCCCGGCCGTCAGAACGTCATCGAGATGCAGGCCGACCGCGAAGGGATCTATCGCGGTCAGTGCGCCGAATTCTGCGGATGGCAGCACGCCCATATGAGCATGCTGATCGTCGCCAAGCCGAAGTCCGAGTTCGACGCTTGGCGAGACCGGCAGATCGCGAGCGCCGCCCCCCCTGCCGACGACGAGCGCAGGAGAGGCGAGCAGGTCTTCCTGACAAGCCCATGCATCATGTGTCACTCCGTGCGTGGGACTTCCGCCGGCGGGAAGGTCGGCCCCGACCTGACCCATGTGGGAAGCAGGCTGACGCTTGCGGCCGGCACTCTTCAGAACACGCGCGGGAATCTGGCGGCATGGATCGTCGACCCGCAGAGGATAAAGCCCGGAACGAACATGCCGCTGATCCAGGTCGAACCGCAAGACCTCAACGCGCTCGTGAGCTACTTGGAGGGCCTGAAATGA
- the ctaD gene encoding cytochrome c oxidase subunit I, translated as MSEAYAAPDPKELRDHQVDGPELTTRLARTWGTKRGLIGALSTVDHKIIGRRYIVTAFLFLFLGGLAAAAMRLQLARPESRLIGPDLYNQLFTMHGTTMMFLFAVPVMEAFAVYLVPLMLGTRNIAFPRLNAFSYYVYVFGGLMIWVAFMLNIGADVGWFAYVPLSGPEFSPGKRADIWAQMITFTEVSALAVAVEIVVTVPKQRAPGMTLDRIPLFVWSVFVTSFLIIFAMPAVMLASTFLILDRLIGTHIFNPAEGGDALLWQHLFWFFGHPEVYIIFLPATGMVSAIITTFSRRKTFGYLALVLSLIATGFLSFGLWVHHMFTTGLPQLGASFFTASSMMIAIPNGIQIFCWIATLWDGRPVFRTPLLFVLGFFFIFVAGGLSGIMLASVPLDTQVHDTYFVVAHFHYVLIGGAVFPLLGAVYYWYPKIVGRLMDERIGRWHFWLAFVGFNLAFFPMHITGLMGMPRRVYTYQHEMGWDNLNLLSSVGALVFFLSFVVFLWNVITSARKGAVAGDNPWQAGTLEWATSSPPPPQNFDRIPVVTNREPLWAERETLSVAAGLSVDNRELIVSTVSEARADLRESSPEPSVWPFIAAVATGITFIGSIFTPWAAVWGSLIVGVTLIAWFWPKGAKEDEK; from the coding sequence ATGAGCGAGGCCTATGCGGCGCCGGATCCGAAGGAGTTGCGCGATCACCAGGTCGACGGGCCCGAACTGACGACGCGTCTTGCTCGGACCTGGGGCACCAAGCGCGGACTGATCGGCGCCCTTTCCACGGTGGACCACAAGATCATCGGCCGACGCTACATCGTCACGGCCTTTCTGTTTCTCTTCCTTGGCGGTCTGGCGGCGGCTGCAATGCGTCTGCAGCTGGCGCGCCCGGAGAGCCGGCTCATCGGTCCGGATCTCTACAACCAGCTCTTCACCATGCACGGCACGACGATGATGTTTCTGTTCGCCGTGCCGGTGATGGAGGCTTTCGCCGTCTACCTCGTCCCTCTGATGCTGGGCACGCGCAACATCGCGTTTCCCCGGCTCAATGCCTTCAGCTATTATGTCTACGTGTTCGGCGGACTGATGATCTGGGTCGCCTTCATGCTGAACATCGGCGCCGACGTGGGATGGTTCGCCTACGTTCCCCTTTCAGGACCGGAATTCTCCCCCGGAAAGCGTGCCGACATCTGGGCTCAGATGATCACCTTCACCGAGGTCTCAGCCCTGGCGGTCGCCGTGGAGATCGTCGTGACCGTGCCCAAGCAGCGCGCGCCCGGCATGACACTGGACAGGATCCCGCTCTTCGTATGGTCCGTCTTCGTCACGTCCTTCCTCATCATCTTCGCGATGCCGGCCGTTATGCTGGCCTCCACCTTCCTGATCCTCGACCGTCTGATCGGAACGCATATCTTCAACCCGGCCGAAGGCGGGGATGCCCTCCTCTGGCAACACCTGTTCTGGTTCTTCGGGCATCCTGAGGTGTACATCATCTTCCTGCCCGCCACCGGGATGGTATCCGCCATCATCACCACCTTCTCCCGCCGCAAGACCTTCGGCTACCTGGCGCTCGTCCTTTCCCTCATCGCCACGGGCTTTCTTTCATTCGGCCTGTGGGTGCATCACATGTTCACCACGGGCCTGCCCCAGCTGGGAGCGAGCTTCTTCACCGCGTCGAGCATGATGATCGCCATCCCGAACGGGATACAGATCTTCTGCTGGATCGCGACGCTGTGGGATGGAAGGCCGGTCTTCAGGACACCGCTCCTGTTCGTTCTCGGCTTCTTCTTCATCTTCGTGGCAGGCGGCCTTTCCGGCATCATGCTCGCCTCCGTTCCGCTTGATACCCAGGTTCACGACACGTATTTCGTCGTCGCGCACTTCCACTATGTGCTGATCGGCGGCGCCGTCTTCCCGCTCCTAGGCGCCGTCTACTACTGGTATCCGAAGATCGTCGGCCGCCTTATGGACGAGCGGATCGGCCGCTGGCACTTCTGGCTTGCTTTCGTGGGCTTCAACCTCGCGTTCTTCCCCATGCACATTACGGGTCTGATGGGGATGCCGCGCCGCGTCTACACCTATCAGCACGAAATGGGGTGGGACAACCTGAACCTCCTCTCGTCGGTGGGCGCGCTCGTGTTCTTCCTCAGCTTCGTCGTCTTCCTCTGGAACGTGATTACGAGCGCCAGGAAGGGCGCCGTTGCCGGAGACAATCCCTGGCAGGCAGGCACCCTCGAGTGGGCGACCTCCTCGCCACCGCCACCGCAGAACTTCGACCGCATCCCCGTCGTCACCAATCGGGAACCTCTCTGGGCCGAACGGGAAACCTTGTCTGTGGCGGCGGGTCTCAGCGTCGACAACCGCGAACTGATCGTCTCCACGGTATCCGAGGCACGGGCCGATCTGCGCGAATCCTCGCCGGAGCCTTCCGTCTGGCCCTTCATTGCAGCCGTCGCCACGGGCATCACCTTCATCGGATCGATCTTCACGCCCTGGGCCGCCGTCTGGGGGAGCCTCATCGTCGGCGTGACGCTCATCGCCTGGTTCTGGCCGAAGGGCGCGAAAGAGGACGAAAAATGA
- a CDS encoding cytochrome c oxidase subunit 3 produces MKHRPVLDVSELPTYAFGARSPMWWGTLGFCVLEGTGFALAAGAYLYLAFLNPQWPLSAPPPDLIWSSLVTVVLIVSIIPNYLSKKFAEKEDLPRVQVYLIVVLAFGLAAIGLRFLEFGGLHVKWDQNAYGSLLWALLGLHTVHIITDVVDTIVLTVLMFTRHAHGKRFSDVGDNAFYWNFVVLSWLPIYALLYWGPRL; encoded by the coding sequence ATGAAGCACAGGCCCGTTCTCGATGTTTCCGAGCTTCCAACCTACGCGTTCGGGGCGCGCAGTCCCATGTGGTGGGGAACGCTCGGATTCTGCGTTCTGGAGGGCACGGGGTTCGCCCTCGCGGCAGGCGCATATCTCTACTTGGCGTTCCTCAATCCGCAATGGCCCCTCAGCGCTCCGCCTCCGGATCTTATCTGGTCGAGCCTGGTCACCGTCGTCCTGATCGTCAGCATCATCCCGAATTATCTTTCGAAGAAGTTCGCTGAGAAGGAAGACCTGCCGCGTGTGCAGGTTTATCTCATCGTCGTCCTCGCATTCGGACTTGCAGCCATCGGCCTGCGCTTTCTCGAGTTCGGCGGGCTGCACGTGAAGTGGGACCAGAACGCCTATGGTTCCCTTCTCTGGGCCTTGCTCGGCCTCCACACGGTACACATCATCACGGATGTCGTCGACACGATCGTGCTGACCGTCCTGATGTTCACGCGTCATGCGCACGGGAAGAGGTTCAGCGACGTAGGCGACAACGCATTCTACTGGAACTTCGTCGTCCTTTCCTGGCTCCCCATCTATGCCCTGCTCTACTGGGGCCCGAGGCTGTGA
- a CDS encoding cytochrome c oxidase assembly protein, giving the protein MRPLLPLAMLLLPVTALAHGGNHDPASPRSLEAWVALPLLCSAFLYATGVARLWIGLAPGRGVALWQAASFGCGWLLLAIALISPVHALAERLFAVHMLEHEILMTLAAPLLVLARPMGGMLWALPLARRRTIGAVGRSRWVSRPWRILVDPPVATLTHGAAIWLWHVPLLFNAALESPFVHGLQHVSFLGSALLFWWSLLRGRARVRGYGAAAFYLFVTALHSGFLGILLSIARSPIYPAQSSDAAHWGLTPLEDQQLAGLIMWVPAGLVYAAATLAMIGIWISKSGTVPIPGGSHAPLSR; this is encoded by the coding sequence ATGAGACCCCTGCTGCCACTTGCGATGCTCCTGCTGCCCGTGACGGCCCTGGCGCACGGCGGCAACCACGATCCGGCCTCGCCCCGGTCCCTGGAGGCCTGGGTCGCGCTTCCTCTCCTCTGTTCGGCCTTTCTCTACGCGACAGGCGTCGCCCGACTCTGGATCGGACTTGCTCCGGGACGAGGCGTCGCCCTCTGGCAGGCTGCGAGTTTCGGCTGCGGATGGCTCCTGCTGGCCATCGCTCTTATTTCTCCCGTGCACGCTCTCGCAGAGAGGCTCTTCGCCGTCCACATGCTCGAGCATGAGATCCTCATGACTCTCGCGGCGCCTCTCCTCGTGCTGGCCAGACCCATGGGAGGGATGCTCTGGGCCCTGCCCCTCGCCCGGCGGAGGACGATCGGCGCCGTCGGGCGCAGCAGATGGGTTTCACGCCCCTGGCGGATCCTGGTCGACCCGCCTGTCGCCACCCTTACCCATGGCGCGGCGATCTGGCTCTGGCACGTCCCGCTCCTGTTCAATGCCGCCCTCGAGAGCCCCTTCGTTCACGGTCTCCAGCACGTCAGCTTCCTCGGATCGGCGCTCCTGTTCTGGTGGTCTCTGCTAAGGGGGAGAGCGCGCGTGCGCGGTTACGGCGCCGCGGCCTTCTATCTGTTCGTGACGGCCCTGCATTCCGGCTTCCTGGGCATCCTGCTGTCCATAGCGCGCAGTCCCATCTATCCGGCCCAGTCGTCGGATGCTGCGCATTGGGGATTGACGCCCCTGGAGGATCAACAGCTCGCCGGACTGATCATGTGGGTGCCTGCGGGTCTCGTCTATGCGGCGGCGACCCTGGCGATGATCGGGATCTGGATCAGCAAATCGGGCACCGTCCCGATACCAGGAGGGAGCCATGCGCCTCTCTCTCGCTAA
- a CDS encoding c-type cytochrome, with product MSARMDRGWSPAMPAGALAILVAVTAGGYLVDRYKDRLERQNRAELLTGGSIRRGKMQILRYGCAGCHTIEGIPHADGLVGPPLTTISRRVYVAGMLKNTPDNLARWIVDPRGINPQTAMPVTGISPAEARDVVAYLYAHD from the coding sequence ATGTCCGCGCGCATGGATCGGGGCTGGTCACCCGCAATGCCCGCCGGCGCCCTGGCCATACTGGTCGCCGTCACCGCGGGAGGATATCTCGTGGACCGTTACAAGGACCGCCTCGAGCGTCAGAACCGGGCCGAGCTTCTCACGGGGGGCAGCATCCGTCGCGGGAAAATGCAGATCCTGCGCTATGGGTGCGCGGGTTGCCACACCATTGAAGGCATTCCCCATGCGGATGGCCTCGTCGGCCCGCCTCTCACGACAATCTCCCGAAGGGTCTATGTCGCTGGAATGCTGAAGAACACGCCCGACAATCTCGCGCGCTGGATCGTCGACCCCCGCGGGATCAACCCGCAGACGGCGATGCCGGTGACGGGCATATCGCCCGCGGAAGCACGAGACGTCGTGGCCTATCTCTACGCGCACGACTGA